One stretch of Rhodothermaceae bacterium DNA includes these proteins:
- a CDS encoding choice-of-anchor B family protein — protein sequence MEKGVRNCWNSMAVGGWEAVQELYYVYRHIPRRADVRCDDGRADEFDCGLVDLVSFLPNEEMGMNRGVLLSDLWGWTDPETGIEYGLIGHLEGTVFIDLSTPSNPRYLGTLPRTEGSSASIWRDIKVYKNHAFIVADMAQEHGMQIFDLTQLRGLVDTPVEFEATAHYSQIHSAHNIVINEETGFAFAVGVSEGGETCGGGLHMIDIREPQAPVFVGCFADETTGRRKTGYSHDAQCVIYNGPDSEYAGREICFGANETAISISDVTDKENPIAIGTGSYPGAAYVHQGWLTEDHSYFFQNDELDEQYDKVDKTRTLIWDVRDLSDPIMIREFYGPTSATDHNLYIRDNLMYQTNYKSGLRIIDVSSPENPVEIGYFDTTPYGANGAGYDGTLGSYPFFESGIIVVTSIREGVFILKKQSADI from the coding sequence ATGGAGAAGGGAGTGCGGAACTGCTGGAATTCAATGGCGGTGGGTGGGTGGGAGGCCGTCCAAGAACTTTATTATGTATATAGGCACATACCCCGTAGAGCTGACGTCCGGTGTGATGACGGGCGGGCAGATGAGTTTGATTGTGGGCTTGTTGACCTGGTTTCGTTTCTGCCGAATGAAGAAATGGGGATGAATCGTGGGGTACTCCTGAGTGATTTGTGGGGATGGACAGATCCGGAAACCGGAATTGAATATGGTTTGATCGGCCATCTTGAAGGGACGGTCTTCATTGATTTGAGTACTCCATCGAACCCTAGATATCTGGGCACCCTGCCTCGTACAGAAGGCTCATCGGCAAGTATCTGGCGGGATATTAAGGTGTATAAGAACCACGCATTTATCGTTGCTGATATGGCCCAGGAGCATGGTATGCAGATCTTTGACCTGACGCAACTCAGAGGACTCGTCGATACTCCGGTGGAGTTCGAGGCGACGGCACATTACAGCCAGATCCACAGTGCTCATAATATTGTCATTAATGAAGAGACGGGGTTTGCTTTTGCCGTGGGAGTTTCTGAAGGAGGAGAAACCTGTGGCGGAGGGTTGCACATGATTGATATCCGTGAACCCCAGGCCCCTGTCTTTGTCGGGTGCTTTGCAGACGAGACAACCGGACGCCGCAAGACCGGATATAGCCATGATGCGCAGTGTGTGATTTACAATGGGCCGGACAGCGAATACGCCGGACGTGAAATTTGCTTCGGTGCCAATGAAACGGCAATCAGTATATCAGATGTGACGGACAAAGAAAACCCAATTGCAATTGGAACTGGCTCCTATCCTGGTGCTGCGTATGTGCACCAAGGCTGGCTCACAGAAGATCATTCCTATTTTTTCCAGAATGATGAGCTCGATGAACAATACGACAAGGTTGATAAAACACGCACCCTGATTTGGGATGTGAGGGATCTAAGTGATCCCATCATGATTCGTGAGTTCTATGGACCTACTTCAGCGACGGATCACAACCTGTATATACGCGACAATCTGATGTACCAGACCAATTACAAGAGTGGTTTGCGCATCATTGATGTGTCCTCACCAGAGAATCCGGTTGAGATTGGATACTTCGACACCACCCCGTACGGGGCGAATGGGGCCGGGTACGATGGAACCTTGGGCAGCTATCCATTCTTTGAAAGTGGAATTATTGTCGTGACCAGTATCCGGGAAGGCGTGTTTATTTTGAAGAAGCAATCCGCAGATATTTAG
- a CDS encoding RNA polymerase sigma factor RpoD/SigA has protein sequence MYVPRRQRMLDQYLKEIGQIDLVTPAEEAELARRIKQGDEEALLKLTRANLRFVVSVAKKFQGQGLHLTDLINEGNYGLIKAAKRFDETRGFKFISYAVWWIRQSILQALAEQGRVVRLPLNQIGTISKIRKSSARLSQQHERDPNLEELSADLQIDIEKVRNAMQRTSRHLSMDAPFNDEDENSLLDILPSDEVTPPDESLQGESLKIDIEVALSGLCPREAEITRLFFGVGREHPLTLEEIGHRFDLTRERVRQIKEKAIRKLRQKHRRENLKFHAR, from the coding sequence ATGTACGTCCCACGTCGCCAGCGAATGCTGGACCAGTATCTGAAGGAAATTGGTCAGATTGACCTAGTGACTCCCGCTGAAGAGGCGGAGTTAGCCCGGCGGATCAAACAAGGTGACGAGGAAGCGCTCCTGAAGCTGACTCGTGCCAACCTCCGCTTCGTCGTTTCGGTGGCAAAAAAATTTCAGGGACAGGGCCTGCATCTCACTGATTTGATCAATGAAGGGAACTATGGCCTCATCAAAGCGGCCAAACGCTTTGATGAAACACGCGGGTTCAAGTTTATCTCCTATGCCGTGTGGTGGATTCGCCAGTCGATCCTTCAGGCTCTGGCAGAGCAGGGCCGAGTCGTACGTCTGCCTCTGAATCAGATTGGCACGATCAGCAAGATTCGCAAGAGCAGTGCCCGGCTTTCGCAACAGCATGAACGGGATCCGAACCTGGAAGAACTGTCGGCGGATCTACAGATTGATATAGAAAAGGTCCGCAATGCGATGCAGCGGACGAGCCGGCATCTATCGATGGATGCCCCCTTTAACGATGAGGATGAAAATAGCCTTCTGGACATCCTACCCAGCGACGAGGTTACTCCTCCCGATGAATCCCTCCAAGGAGAATCTCTGAAGATTGATATTGAAGTCGCACTCAGTGGTCTTTGCCCCCGTGAGGCGGAAATCACCCGACTATTTTTTGGAGTTGGACGTGAACATCCGCTGACACTGGAAGAAATTGGCCACCGATTTGATTTAACGAGGGAGCGGGTACGCCAGATCAAAGAAAAAGCAATCCGGAAACTTCGCCAAAAACATCGCCGGGAAAACCTGAAATTTCACGCAAGGTAG
- a CDS encoding choice-of-anchor B family protein, with translation MNGIHQRTMTYSRVMRKSLALYLFTFFVVSATWANPTDLADRFGRAITAGDGYLFISESGGFETHGMVHVYVRGENQKWVWKNSLHGQAHVGDGFGHTIGYGDGTLAVADQSTVYVFELDPETDHFVQTDRLGAEDNSTFGTALALDDGWLAIGSSQADGSDGQVHLFQKNPEGTWVKRTILEEPGESSVSMYGSALSMDQGRLLIGSPELCTSYLYEYRADGWELSATLPCGELSAESMYGVTLDLRGERAVIGAPRHNSRKGAVVVWHHAEDSGWERIKILSPEDDAPGFFFGSQVEIQDPLRIVIGFPVFGPRDAEENLRVYTVREGEDSESEYTTVPGVAFSPMSTVAVDGSVMAVGSPNAAYGEGIAELLEFNSGAWEMVQELFYVHEHMPRKADILCDDGQAEGFDCGLVDLVSFLPNEEMEMNRGVRLSDVWGWTDPETGIEYGLIGHLEGTVFIDLSAPSNPRYLGTLPRTEGSPGSTWRDIKVYKDHAFIVADGAREHGMQIFDLTQLRGLVDTPVEFEATAHYDRIHSAHNIVINEETGFAFAVGASAGGETCGGGLHMIDIREPQAPVFVGCFADETTGRRKTGYSHDAQCVIYNGPDSEYAGREICFGANETAISISDVTDKENPVAIGTGSYPDAAYVHQGWLTEDHSYFFQNDELDEIQGKVHKTRTLVWDVRDLSDPIMIREFYGPTSATDHNLYVHGNLMYQTNNASGLRIIDVSSPEDPVEIGHFDTTPYGTDEAGFNGTWSSFPYFESGIIVVTSRREGVFILKKQPVDI, from the coding sequence ATGAACGGGATCCACCAACGAACCATGACTTATTCAAGAGTAATGCGCAAATCTCTTGCCTTATACCTGTTTACTTTCTTCGTAGTATCCGCGACCTGGGCCAATCCCACTGATCTGGCTGATCGGTTTGGTAGAGCGATTACTGCCGGGGATGGCTATCTCTTTATTTCAGAGTCGGGTGGGTTTGAAACCCACGGGATGGTTCATGTCTATGTGCGGGGCGAGAACCAGAAATGGGTTTGGAAAAATTCATTGCATGGGCAGGCCCATGTAGGGGATGGATTCGGCCATACAATTGGATATGGGGACGGAACACTGGCGGTTGCAGATCAGTCCACGGTATACGTGTTTGAACTGGATCCTGAGACGGACCATTTTGTGCAGACAGATCGGCTGGGGGCAGAGGATAACAGCACGTTTGGTACTGCTCTTGCGCTGGATGACGGGTGGCTTGCCATAGGCTCCTCGCAGGCCGATGGATCCGATGGCCAGGTCCACCTCTTTCAGAAGAACCCGGAAGGAACGTGGGTCAAAAGGACGATTCTTGAAGAACCCGGAGAGTCATCTGTATCCATGTATGGGAGTGCACTTTCGATGGATCAGGGCCGCCTCTTGATCGGTTCGCCTGAACTTTGTACCTCATACCTGTACGAGTATCGAGCCGACGGGTGGGAATTGTCTGCAACGCTGCCCTGTGGAGAGCTGAGCGCAGAATCCATGTATGGAGTGACCTTGGATCTGAGGGGGGAGCGTGCAGTGATCGGAGCCCCCCGACATAATTCGAGAAAGGGTGCAGTTGTTGTCTGGCACCATGCGGAAGATTCAGGATGGGAAAGGATAAAAATTCTTTCTCCAGAGGACGATGCCCCCGGATTCTTTTTTGGTTCACAGGTTGAGATTCAGGATCCTCTGCGGATCGTTATTGGATTCCCCGTGTTTGGGCCTCGTGACGCAGAAGAAAATTTACGGGTCTATACCGTACGGGAAGGTGAAGATTCGGAATCTGAGTACACCACAGTTCCGGGAGTCGCCTTCTCACCCATGTCCACAGTTGCCGTAGATGGAAGTGTAATGGCAGTTGGATCCCCGAATGCTGCGTATGGAGAAGGAATCGCGGAATTGCTGGAATTCAATAGCGGTGCGTGGGAGATGGTCCAAGAACTGTTTTATGTTCATGAGCACATGCCGCGCAAAGCCGACATCCTGTGTGATGATGGACAGGCGGAAGGGTTTGATTGCGGGCTCGTGGACCTGGTCTCTTTTCTGCCGAATGAAGAAATGGAGATGAATCGCGGGGTGCGCCTGAGCGATGTGTGGGGATGGACAGATCCCGAAACCGGAATTGAATATGGTTTGATCGGCCATCTTGAGGGGACGGTCTTTATTGATTTGAGTGCTCCATCAAACCCTAGGTACTTGGGAACCCTGCCTCGCACAGAAGGCTCACCAGGCAGTACTTGGCGGGATATCAAGGTGTATAAGGATCACGCATTTATTGTTGCCGACGGTGCCCGGGAGCATGGCATGCAGATCTTTGATCTGACACAACTTAGAGGACTCGTCGATACTCCGGTGGAGTTTGAGGCAACGGCACATTACGACCGTATCCACAGCGCTCACAATATTGTCATTAATGAAGAAACGGGGTTTGCCTTTGCGGTGGGAGCTTCCGCCGGAGGAGAAACCTGTGGCGGAGGGTTGCACATGATTGATATCCGTGAACCCCAGGCCCCTGTCTTTGTCGGGTGCTTTGCAGACGAGACAACCGGACGCCGCAAGACCGGATATAGCCATGATGCGCAGTGTGTGATTTACAATGGGCCGGACAGCGAATACGCCGGACGTGAAATTTGCTTCGGTGCCAATGAAACGGCAATCAGTATATCAGATGTGACGGACAAAGAAAACCCGGTCGCAATCGGAACCGGTTCCTATCCTGATGCTGCATACGTGCACCAGGGCTGGCTCACAGAGGATCATTCTTATTTTTTCCAGAATGATGAGCTTGATGAAATCCAGGGCAAAGTTCATAAAACACGCACCCTAGTTTGGGATGTGAGAGATCTAAGTGATCCGATCATGATTCGTGAGTTCTATGGACCCACCTCAGCGACGGATCACAATCTGTATGTACATGGCAATCTGATGTACCAGACCAATAATGCGAGTGGTTTGCGCATCATTGATGTGTCCTCACCAGAGGATCCTGTTGAGATTGGACACTTCGACACCACTCCGTATGGGACGGATGAGGCCGGATTTAATGGAACCTGGAGCAGCTTCCCGTACTTTGAGAGCGGAATTATCGTCGTGACGAGTCGCAGGGAAGGGGTGTTCATTTTGAAGAAGCAACCCGTAGATATTTAG